A genomic window from Roseovarius sp. THAF9 includes:
- a CDS encoding asparaginase, which produces MSHVVLISTGGTIASNENADGSAVTAGLDGHDLLASLLDRHQMSKVEIRKFASVNSFAMDLEIAYRLCCEIAEALSDPDTAGVVVTHGTDTMEETAYLSDLLVGSNKPVVFTGAQRHAGEADTDGPRNLRDAILCANDPSLRGYGSVIVFEGEVHAARDVSKTHTSRVDAFRSAGLGKLGEVDHGDVWIYRKPLQRCFIRTEKLEPRVEMALCGLGATPTFLDYCVQANVRGLVVSAFGRGNAPKGFAEAASRLIQQDIPVVVASRCSEGRTSPIYGGDSGGVTLENIGVLFAGTLSAVKARMLLSASLGAGASFNELATQFEMANRNTSSLLADSSE; this is translated from the coding sequence GTGAGCCACGTTGTTCTAATCTCGACGGGGGGAACCATTGCTTCAAACGAGAACGCCGACGGAAGTGCCGTAACCGCAGGTTTGGATGGTCATGATCTATTGGCCAGCCTGCTAGATCGGCATCAAATGTCCAAGGTTGAAATTCGAAAATTTGCCTCAGTGAACAGTTTTGCGATGGATCTAGAGATTGCGTATCGTCTTTGCTGCGAAATCGCGGAGGCACTTTCTGATCCTGATACCGCAGGCGTAGTGGTGACACATGGTACGGATACCATGGAGGAAACTGCATACTTGTCAGATCTATTGGTCGGATCGAACAAGCCGGTGGTCTTCACTGGCGCGCAAAGGCACGCCGGTGAAGCAGACACTGATGGTCCTCGTAACCTGCGTGATGCCATCCTTTGCGCCAATGACCCTTCTTTGCGCGGCTATGGTAGCGTGATCGTATTCGAAGGAGAAGTCCACGCCGCCCGCGACGTCAGCAAAACCCACACTTCACGCGTGGACGCCTTTCGCTCGGCCGGTCTTGGTAAGCTCGGAGAAGTAGATCATGGCGACGTTTGGATTTATCGTAAACCGCTTCAACGTTGTTTCATTCGGACCGAGAAACTTGAGCCACGCGTTGAAATGGCTCTCTGCGGGTTGGGGGCTACCCCGACTTTTCTTGACTACTGCGTACAGGCAAACGTTCGCGGCCTAGTCGTATCAGCCTTTGGTAGAGGGAACGCGCCCAAGGGTTTTGCTGAAGCCGCGAGTAGATTGATTCAGCAAGATATCCCAGTTGTGGTGGCTTCGCGATGCAGCGAGGGACGGACCTCACCTATCTATGGCGGCGATTCCGGCGGCGTCACTCTCGAAAACATAGGCGTACTATTTGCTGGAACCCTGTCAGCAGTCAAGGCGCGGATGTTGCTAAGTGCGAGCCTTGGAGCGGGTGCATCATTCAATGAATTGGCTACACAATTTGAAATGGCGAACAGGAACACATCATCGCTCCTCGCGGATAGCTCAGAATAG